The Ruminococcus bovis genome includes a region encoding these proteins:
- the ribF gene encoding riboflavin biosynthesis protein RibF, whose product MKEQINENNYSAVALGFFDGIHQGHRAVIGKMLKVANEKSLIPIVYTFQKNPALLFGRSVEIITPNEERQHILKDMGVSKVIEDDFLTVKDYSPREFVEKILVEKLNAKEVFCGFNYHFGKGGVADHNTLKEICKEFSINVTVADQVIVDGDTVSSTRIRKLIKNGEMEEVNKLLGHRFGYTSVIEQGNHIGRLMDTPTINQKLPDNIAIPKFGVYTSLVTIKGKQYVGVTNVGVKPTVGNYKPLSETWLPEYNGPDLYGEVIDTRLLCFQRPEKKFDSLAELEKTIKNDGKNALINIKKYIC is encoded by the coding sequence ATGAAAGAACAAATTAACGAAAATAATTATTCTGCAGTAGCACTTGGCTTTTTTGATGGAATACATCAAGGTCATAGGGCAGTTATCGGAAAAATGCTTAAAGTGGCTAATGAAAAGTCACTGATTCCTATTGTTTATACTTTTCAGAAAAACCCGGCATTGCTATTTGGCAGAAGTGTTGAAATTATTACTCCTAACGAAGAAAGACAACATATCCTAAAAGATATGGGTGTCAGTAAAGTTATTGAGGATGATTTCTTAACAGTAAAGGACTATTCACCAAGAGAATTTGTGGAAAAAATCCTTGTTGAAAAATTAAATGCAAAAGAAGTATTTTGTGGTTTTAACTATCACTTTGGCAAAGGTGGAGTTGCTGACCACAATACACTTAAAGAAATATGCAAAGAGTTTTCTATTAATGTTACAGTAGCAGACCAAGTTATTGTTGATGGTGATACTGTCAGCAGTACAAGAATAAGGAAGCTTATTAAGAATGGTGAAATGGAAGAAGTAAATAAACTTCTTGGTCATAGATTCGGCTATACTTCTGTAATTGAACAAGGCAATCACATAGGTAGGCTTATGGATACACCTACTATTAATCAGAAACTTCCGGATAATATTGCAATTCCTAAGTTTGGTGTTTACACAAGTTTAGTTACTATTAAGGGTAAACAATATGTCGGTGTAACTAATGTTGGGGTTAAACCAACTGTTGGCAACTATAAGCCACTTTCAGAAACTTGGTTGCCTGAATATAACGGTCCTGACCTTTATGGTGAAGTGATTGACACAAGATTACTTTGTTTTCAGCGACCTGAGAAGAAGTTTGACTCTTTAGCTGAACTTGAGAAAACTATTAAAAATGATGGCAAAAATGCGTTAATCAACATTAAAAAGTATATTTGTTGA
- a CDS encoding NUDIX domain-containing protein: MFIKIYKDEVLLPDGNTATREYNKHHGAVCVVPLTKDNEVLMVKQYRYPLRQVMLEIPAGKLEKGETPLENCKRELKEETGADGYSYMTLGSYVGLCAYSDEIVHMYMCRVDGCGEQHLDDDEFLNVEKIPFDKVVEMVLNNQIIDGKTQVAILKAKYLLDSGKI, from the coding sequence TTGTTTATTAAAATATATAAGGATGAAGTTCTCTTGCCTGATGGCAATACTGCTACAAGAGAATACAACAAGCACCATGGTGCAGTTTGTGTTGTACCACTAACCAAAGATAATGAAGTGCTTATGGTAAAGCAATATCGTTATCCATTACGCCAAGTAATGTTAGAAATTCCGGCAGGTAAGCTGGAAAAAGGTGAAACACCTTTGGAAAATTGCAAAAGAGAGTTAAAAGAAGAAACAGGTGCTGATGGCTACAGTTATATGACACTTGGTAGCTATGTTGGACTATGTGCTTATTCCGATGAGATTGTTCATATGTATATGTGCAGAGTTGATGGTTGTGGTGAACAACACCTTGATGATGATGAATTTCTAAATGTGGAAAAAATTCCATTTGATAAAGTTGTGGAAATGGTGCTGAACAATCAAATTATTGATGGCAAAACTCAAGTGGCAATTCTAAAAGCAAAGTACCTACTTGACAGTGGCAAAATTTAA
- a CDS encoding M14 family zinc carboxypeptidase has protein sequence MFNFYPHTKNREEFENRLIKEFPFIKKETIGKSLVNRNIEAITIGNKNKKIIMVGGVHGSEYLTINLLYKFLWQLGCSYRDGSEVAGIKMKRYLHRRGVTIIPCVNPDGTDINLLGSSSANKYSSLINYICPHSCIWQSNARGVDINHNFPANWEEIHKREIALGISAPHNTRYGGKTPSSEPETISLMNYCIKQNFSRCYAFHSQGREIYYTFGDETPKDSKTMARLLARTCNYKLSTPPSIADGGGFKDWFIHRFNKPGFTFEIGKGENPLPLSDLEEEYKILQKALCLAVII, from the coding sequence ATGTTTAATTTTTATCCCCACACAAAAAATCGTGAAGAATTTGAAAACCGATTAATAAAGGAATTTCCCTTTATAAAAAAAGAAACCATAGGGAAAAGCCTTGTTAACAGAAACATTGAGGCAATCACCATAGGTAACAAAAACAAAAAAATAATTATGGTTGGGGGAGTACACGGAAGTGAATACCTGACCATTAATTTACTGTATAAATTTTTGTGGCAACTTGGTTGTTCATACAGAGACGGAAGTGAAGTTGCCGGTATTAAAATGAAAAGATATTTACATAGGAGAGGTGTAACCATAATACCTTGTGTCAATCCTGACGGTACTGACATTAACTTACTTGGTTCATCCTCAGCAAATAAATATTCTTCACTTATTAATTATATTTGTCCACATTCTTGCATATGGCAATCAAATGCAAGAGGTGTTGACATTAACCACAACTTTCCGGCAAATTGGGAAGAAATACACAAGAGAGAAATTGCCTTAGGAATTTCTGCACCACACAACACAAGGTATGGTGGCAAAACTCCATCATCAGAGCCGGAAACAATCTCACTTATGAACTACTGTATAAAACAGAATTTCAGCAGGTGCTATGCTTTTCATAGTCAAGGTAGGGAAATCTACTATACATTTGGTGATGAAACACCAAAAGACTCCAAAACAATGGCAAGACTACTGGCAAGAACCTGTAATTATAAATTATCCACACCACCATCAATAGCAGATGGTGGTGGGTTTAAAGATTGGTTTATTCACCGATTTAACAAACCGGGTTTTACTTTTGAAATAGGTAAAGGGGAGAACCCTCTGCCACTTTCAGACCTTGAAGAAGAATACAAAATTCTTCAAAAAGCCCTTTGCCTGGCAGTTATTATTTAG
- the asnB gene encoding asparagine synthase (glutamine-hydrolyzing): MCGICGFTGQIVDRNETIKNMTDVITHRGPDSDGLFQDDYISMGFRRLSIIDLDGGTQPIYNEDKSLVITFNGEIYNYKILREQLIKAGHKFYTDTDSEVLIHGFEEWGEEMLPKLRGMFGFAIYNKNDGSLFIARDFFGIKPMHYTLIDGNLVYGSEIKSILQHPDFKKEFNEKALDSYLSFQYVVPPETFFKNVYCLLPGHYMWFKDGKITTTRYFEPTFEPDETLTEEKAVDAIADVFEDSIKAHKIADVEVGCFLSSGVDSSYVSTYFADQKTFTVGFDFGEKYNEISWAQELSKEIGVEHHTKIIGSEEFWSTVPKVQYYMDQPLADPSCIALYFVSNLASQYVKVVLSGEGADELFGGYTCYNVPRSLKPYSIVPFPIRRAIGKLAEKFPKVKGRAYLMRGGKRLEERFIGNAFMYDKKQKQALLKKPEIATDPQNLCKPYYDRVKDYDDITKMQYLDINLWMTGDILLKADRMSMANSLELRVPFLDKEVFNVARTIPTHLRVNGENTKYAMRKAARRRMPEKSAQKRKLGFPVPTRVWLKDEKYYNVVKKAFKSATAEKFFNTDILVSWLDGHFQGKADNSRKVWTVYVFLVWYNIYFGDDDKINTPNLD, from the coding sequence ATGTGTGGTATTTGTGGCTTTACAGGCCAGATTGTTGACAGAAATGAAACAATTAAAAATATGACAGATGTTATCACTCATCGTGGGCCTGACTCTGACGGTCTTTTCCAGGATGATTATATTTCAATGGGCTTTCGTAGATTGTCTATTATTGACCTAGACGGTGGTACTCAGCCTATTTATAATGAGGACAAGTCCCTTGTTATTACTTTCAACGGTGAAATTTACAACTACAAGATTTTGCGTGAACAGCTAATCAAGGCAGGTCATAAGTTCTATACCGATACAGACTCAGAAGTTCTTATTCATGGTTTTGAAGAATGGGGCGAAGAAATGCTACCAAAACTTCGTGGTATGTTTGGTTTCGCTATTTATAACAAGAATGACGGTTCTCTGTTTATTGCAAGAGATTTCTTTGGCATTAAGCCAATGCACTATACATTGATTGACGGTAACTTAGTTTATGGTTCAGAAATTAAGTCAATCCTACAACATCCTGACTTTAAGAAAGAGTTTAACGAAAAGGCTCTTGACTCTTACTTATCATTCCAGTATGTTGTACCACCTGAAACATTCTTCAAGAATGTTTATTGCCTACTACCGGGTCACTATATGTGGTTTAAGGATGGCAAGATTACAACAACAAGATATTTTGAACCAACATTTGAACCTGATGAAACTTTAACAGAAGAAAAAGCAGTTGATGCAATTGCTGATGTATTTGAAGATTCTATCAAGGCTCATAAGATTGCCGATGTTGAGGTTGGTTGTTTCCTATCAAGTGGTGTTGACTCATCATATGTTTCAACTTACTTTGCTGACCAAAAGACATTTACAGTTGGTTTTGACTTTGGTGAAAAGTATAACGAAATTTCTTGGGCTCAAGAACTTTCAAAAGAAATCGGTGTTGAACACCATACAAAGATTATCGGCAGTGAAGAATTTTGGAGTACAGTTCCAAAGGTTCAGTACTATATGGACCAGCCTTTGGCTGACCCAAGCTGTATTGCACTTTACTTTGTATCTAACCTTGCAAGTCAGTATGTAAAGGTTGTACTTTCAGGTGAAGGTGCTGATGAACTGTTTGGTGGTTATACTTGCTATAATGTTCCTCGTTCACTAAAGCCATATAGCATTGTGCCATTCCCTATTCGTAGAGCAATCGGTAAATTAGCAGAAAAATTCCCTAAGGTTAAGGGTAGAGCATACCTAATGCGTGGTGGTAAGCGTCTTGAAGAAAGATTTATCGGTAATGCATTTATGTATGACAAAAAGCAAAAACAGGCTTTACTTAAAAAGCCTGAAATTGCAACAGACCCACAAAACCTATGTAAGCCTTATTATGACAGAGTTAAGGATTATGACGATATTACAAAGATGCAGTACCTTGATATTAACCTTTGGATGACAGGTGATATTCTTCTAAAGGCTGACAGAATGTCAATGGCAAATTCACTTGAACTTAGAGTTCCTTTCTTAGATAAGGAAGTATTTAATGTTGCAAGAACAATTCCTACACACCTTCGTGTAAATGGTGAGAATACTAAGTATGCAATGCGTAAGGCTGCTCGTAGAAGAATGCCTGAAAAATCTGCTCAAAAGAGAAAGCTGGGCTTCCCTGTACCTACAAGAGTATGGTTAAAGGATGAAAAGTACTATAATGTTGTAAAGAAGGCATTTAAGTCTGCTACAGCAGAAAAGTTCTTTAACACAGATATTCTTGTTAGTTGGCTAGACGGTCACTTCCAAGGTAAGGCTGACAACTCAAGAAAAGTTTGGACAGTTTATGTGTTCCTAGTATGGTACAATATTTACTTTGGTGATGATGACAAAATCAACACACCTAACTTAGACTAA
- a CDS encoding phosphoribosylformylglycinamidine synthase, producing MSQVKRIFVEKKDGFNVEAKQILWDLRHNLGVRSLTNLRFANRYDVAGLTDEEFAKAKVTVFSEPNQDIVYDEEYPVDKDWKIFAMEYLPGQYDQRADSASQCVQLLTAGERPQVISAKVVSLEGDITDEEFEKIKSYMINPVESRVASLEKPESLDIPVEVPENVARITDFIKWNDEEMEKYYNSMGFAMTLADLKWCRDYFRDTEKRDPSVTELRVIDTYWSDHCRHTTFLTRLDKVEIEKKALSKAIEDALQAYYDARDEVYGKDTNRNVSLMDMALMGMKLLKKRGQIPDLDESEEINACSINVPVTIDGVTENWLLQFKNETHNHPTEIEPFGGAATCLGGAIRDPLSGRSYVYQAMRVTGSGDPTIPFKDTMHGKLPSRKITTGAAQGYSSYGNQIGLATGQVTELYDQGYVAKRMEIGAVVGASPKENVVREVPTPDDVIVLLGGRTGRDGCGGATGSSKAHTEESIETCGAEVQKGNAPTERKIQRLFRNPVVSKMIKRCNDFGAGGVCVAIGELADGLTIDLDKVTKKYEGLDGTELAISESQERMAVVLDKKDVDKFIAESLKENLEATAVAVVTEEPRLVMNWRGDTIVDVSREFLNTNGVTQEADAFITVPDADDCYRNNVPKALEGKSVKDAFKDNLSRLEVCSQIGLAERFDASIGSATVIMPFGGKTQLTPQEAMAAKIPVLKGETDDASAMSFGYIPGTSRWSPFHGSAYAVVESTSKLLAIGANPLTARLTFQEYFERLHDKPERWGKPAAALLGAMEAQIKLGLPSIGGKDSMSGSFEDLDVPPTLVSFAVAMTKASKTISSEFKKSGSNVIYVPVSENKETLMPDWDKLVEMYKAVYALFDNGQVLSASVVKEGGCAGSVAKACFGNMLGFEFKPDYTYTMEELFAPKAGSLILELKDGATLSEDVLHYTLGTTNESSKITVNGESLELKDLIEAWTSPLEKVFPTKAEVPEITVDAPLYTERNTHSPAIKVAKPKVFIPCFPGTNCEIDTKRAFEKAGADVEVLIVKNLKPSDIEETIEAMEKAIKSSQILMFPGGFSGGDEPDGSGKFIATTFRNPVISEAVNDLLKNRDGLALGICNGFQALIKLGLVPNGEIVEIKENDPTLTFNTIGRHISHMAYTRVTSTKSPWFSSVNAGDVFAVPVSHGEGRFVATDETVKKLIENGQVATQYVDLNGNPSQDIQFNLNGSVCAIEGITSPDGRVLGKMGHCERKGANLYANVPFEKDMQIFESGVKYFK from the coding sequence ATGTCACAAGTAAAAAGAATATTCGTAGAAAAGAAAGACGGATTCAATGTTGAAGCTAAGCAGATTCTTTGGGATTTGCGTCACAACCTTGGTGTTCGTTCTTTAACAAACCTAAGATTTGCTAACCGTTATGATGTTGCAGGTCTTACAGATGAAGAATTTGCTAAGGCAAAGGTTACTGTTTTTTCTGAGCCAAATCAGGATATTGTTTATGATGAAGAATATCCGGTTGATAAGGATTGGAAAATCTTTGCTATGGAGTATCTACCCGGTCAATATGATCAGAGAGCAGACTCAGCATCTCAATGTGTACAGCTACTAACAGCAGGAGAAAGACCACAGGTTATCTCAGCTAAAGTTGTTTCACTTGAAGGGGACATTACTGACGAAGAATTTGAGAAAATCAAGTCATATATGATTAACCCTGTTGAAAGTAGAGTTGCTTCTCTTGAAAAGCCGGAGTCACTTGATATTCCGGTTGAAGTTCCTGAAAATGTTGCTAGAATTACTGACTTCATTAAGTGGAACGATGAAGAAATGGAAAAGTACTACAACTCAATGGGCTTTGCAATGACACTTGCTGACCTAAAGTGGTGTAGAGATTACTTCCGTGATACTGAAAAGAGAGATCCTTCTGTTACTGAACTAAGAGTTATTGACACATACTGGTCTGACCATTGTCGTCACACAACTTTCTTAACAAGACTTGATAAGGTTGAAATTGAGAAAAAGGCTCTTTCAAAGGCTATCGAAGATGCCCTACAGGCATACTATGATGCAAGAGATGAAGTTTACGGTAAGGACACAAATAGAAATGTTAGCCTAATGGATATGGCACTTATGGGTATGAAACTACTTAAAAAGCGTGGTCAAATCCCTGATCTTGACGAAAGTGAAGAAATCAATGCTTGTTCCATTAATGTTCCTGTTACTATTGACGGTGTAACAGAAAACTGGCTACTACAGTTTAAGAATGAAACTCACAACCACCCAACAGAAATTGAACCATTCGGTGGTGCTGCTACTTGTCTTGGTGGTGCAATTCGTGACCCACTAAGTGGTCGTTCTTATGTATATCAAGCAATGCGTGTTACCGGTTCAGGTGACCCAACAATTCCTTTCAAGGATACAATGCATGGTAAATTACCATCAAGAAAGATTACAACAGGTGCTGCTCAGGGTTACTCATCATATGGTAACCAAATCGGTCTTGCAACAGGTCAGGTAACAGAACTTTATGACCAAGGTTATGTTGCAAAGAGAATGGAAATCGGTGCAGTTGTCGGTGCATCTCCAAAGGAAAATGTTGTAAGAGAAGTTCCTACTCCTGATGATGTTATTGTTCTTCTAGGTGGTAGAACAGGTAGAGACGGTTGTGGTGGTGCAACCGGTTCATCAAAGGCACACACAGAAGAATCTATCGAAACTTGTGGTGCAGAAGTTCAAAAGGGTAACGCTCCTACAGAAAGAAAAATCCAAAGACTATTTAGAAACCCTGTTGTTTCTAAGATGATTAAAAGATGTAACGACTTTGGTGCAGGTGGTGTATGTGTTGCTATCGGCGAACTTGCTGACGGTCTAACTATTGACCTAGACAAGGTTACAAAGAAATATGAAGGTCTTGACGGAACAGAACTTGCTATTTCAGAATCTCAAGAAAGAATGGCAGTTGTTCTGGACAAGAAAGATGTAGATAAATTTATTGCAGAGTCACTAAAGGAAAATCTAGAAGCTACAGCAGTTGCAGTTGTTACAGAAGAACCTAGACTGGTTATGAACTGGAGAGGTGACACAATTGTTGATGTTAGCAGAGAATTCCTAAACACTAACGGTGTGACTCAAGAGGCTGATGCATTCATCACAGTTCCTGATGCTGATGATTGCTACAGAAACAATGTTCCAAAGGCACTTGAAGGTAAGAGTGTTAAGGATGCATTTAAGGACAACCTATCAAGACTTGAAGTTTGTTCACAGATTGGTCTTGCTGAAAGATTTGACGCATCAATCGGTTCAGCAACAGTTATTATGCCATTTGGTGGTAAGACACAGTTAACACCACAAGAAGCAATGGCAGCTAAAATTCCTGTACTAAAGGGTGAAACAGATGACGCATCTGCAATGTCATTCGGTTACATTCCGGGTACATCAAGATGGAGTCCATTCCATGGTTCAGCTTATGCAGTAGTTGAAAGCACATCAAAGCTACTTGCTATCGGTGCTAACCCACTTACTGCTAGACTAACATTCCAAGAATATTTTGAAAGACTACACGATAAGCCTGAGCGTTGGGGTAAACCGGCAGCAGCACTACTTGGCGCTATGGAAGCTCAGATTAAGCTAGGTCTTCCATCAATCGGTGGTAAAGACTCAATGTCAGGTTCATTTGAAGATTTAGATGTTCCACCAACACTTGTTTCATTTGCAGTAGCAATGACTAAGGCAAGTAAGACAATTTCTTCTGAATTCAAGAAGAGTGGTTCAAATGTTATCTATGTTCCTGTTTCTGAGAACAAAGAAACTCTAATGCCTGATTGGGACAAGCTAGTTGAAATGTACAAGGCAGTTTATGCTTTATTTGACAATGGTCAGGTACTATCTGCATCAGTTGTTAAAGAAGGTGGTTGTGCCGGTTCAGTAGCAAAGGCTTGTTTCGGTAATATGCTAGGTTTTGAATTTAAACCTGACTATACATACACAATGGAAGAACTATTTGCTCCAAAGGCAGGTTCACTAATCCTTGAACTTAAAGATGGTGCAACACTTTCCGAAGATGTTCTTCACTATACACTTGGTACAACTAACGAAAGCAGTAAAATTACTGTTAACGGTGAAAGCCTAGAACTTAAGGACCTAATTGAGGCTTGGACATCTCCACTTGAAAAGGTATTCCCAACTAAGGCAGAAGTTCCTGAAATCACTGTTGATGCTCCACTATATACAGAAAGAAATACTCACAGCCCTGCAATCAAGGTTGCAAAGCCAAAGGTATTCATCCCATGTTTCCCAGGTACAAACTGTGAAATTGATACAAAGAGAGCCTTTGAAAAGGCAGGTGCAGATGTTGAAGTTCTTATTGTTAAGAACCTAAAGCCATCTGACATTGAAGAAACTATTGAGGCAATGGAAAAAGCTATTAAGTCTAGCCAAATTCTAATGTTCCCAGGTGGTTTCTCAGGTGGTGACGAACCTGACGGTTCAGGTAAATTCATCGCTACAACATTTAGAAACCCTGTTATCAGCGAAGCAGTTAATGACTTACTAAAGAACAGAGACGGTCTTGCACTTGGTATCTGTAACGGTTTCCAGGCACTTATTAAGCTAGGTCTTGTACCTAACGGTGAAATCGTTGAAATCAAGGAAAATGACCCAACTCTAACATTTAACACAATCGGCAGACATATCAGCCATATGGCATACACAAGAGTTACAAGTACAAAGTCACCTTGGTTCTCAAGTGTTAATGCCGGTGATGTATTTGCAGTTCCTGTATCTCACGGTGAAGGTAGATTTGTTGCTACTGATGAAACAGTTAAGAAGTTAATTGAAAACGGTCAGGTAGCTACTCAGTATGTTGACCTAAACGGTAACCCAAGTCAGGACATTCAGTTCAACCTAAACGGTTCTGTATGTGCTATTGAAGGTATCACTTCTCCTGACGGTAGAGTTTTAGGTAAGATGGGTCACTGTGAAAGAAAGGGTGCTAACCTTTACGCAAATGTTCCATTTGAAAAGGATATGCAAATCTTTGAATCAGGTGTTAAATACTTTAAATAA